Proteins encoded within one genomic window of Halorussus salilacus:
- the yjjX gene encoding inosine/xanthosine triphosphatase, which translates to MRIGVGSTNPVKRDATEAALAGVPASAADSVAVESVAVESVAVESIAVESGVSEQPFGERETVTGARNRAENVLDAGEYDLGVGLEGGVAEVEGADGLFLVMWAAVADGERTGLGGGPQLRLPESVAERIREGEELGPVMDDVLDMDDVAKKQGAAGALTAGVIDREGALESALAGALGPFVTELYE; encoded by the coding sequence ATGCGAATCGGCGTCGGTAGCACGAACCCGGTCAAACGGGACGCGACCGAGGCGGCGCTCGCGGGCGTCCCCGCGAGCGCCGCCGACTCGGTCGCGGTCGAGTCGGTCGCGGTCGAGTCGGTCGCGGTCGAATCCATCGCGGTCGAGTCGGGCGTGAGCGAACAGCCGTTCGGCGAGCGCGAGACGGTCACGGGCGCACGGAACCGCGCCGAGAACGTCCTCGACGCGGGCGAGTACGACCTCGGCGTCGGTCTGGAGGGCGGCGTCGCCGAGGTCGAGGGCGCAGATGGGCTGTTCCTCGTGATGTGGGCCGCGGTGGCCGACGGCGAGCGAACGGGTCTCGGGGGCGGTCCCCAACTGCGACTTCCGGAATCCGTCGCCGAGAGGATTCGGGAGGGCGAGGAACTCGGGCCGGTGATGGACGACGTGCTGGACATGGACGACGTGGCGAAAAAGCAGGGCGCGGCGGGCGCGCTGACCGCGGGCGTCATCGACCGCGAGGGGGCGCTGGAATCGGCGCTCGCGGGTGCGCTCGGGCCGTTCGTGACCGAGTTGTACGAGTGA
- a CDS encoding cobalamin-binding protein, protein MDANPHGREGRSATDPERIVSLAPSATETLRELGGLDRLVGATHHCETDAPAVGGWLNPDYDAVADRDPDLVLTADDLQADLAADLRERGHEVFHVAPSTLGEVVESFAELGAAVGLPKAGHDLAWRARSRLDRVRSLVADRDRPVVYCEEWSDPPMAAGNWVPEAVETAGGRYPFVSPGERSREVSRGRVETAGPDHVVLHVCGHGDRADPGAVAERGWDLPAVERGNVHVVDDSLLNQPSPRLVEGIETLAAELHPDAVSS, encoded by the coding sequence ATGGACGCGAACCCCCACGGACGGGAGGGTCGGTCGGCGACCGACCCCGAGCGAATCGTCTCGCTGGCCCCGAGCGCGACCGAGACCCTCCGCGAACTGGGCGGTCTCGACCGCCTCGTCGGCGCGACCCACCACTGCGAGACCGACGCCCCGGCGGTCGGGGGATGGCTGAACCCCGACTACGACGCGGTCGCCGACCGCGACCCCGACCTCGTCCTGACCGCCGACGACCTTCAGGCCGACCTCGCCGCCGACCTCCGCGAGCGCGGCCACGAGGTGTTCCACGTCGCGCCCTCGACCCTCGGCGAGGTGGTCGAGTCGTTCGCCGAACTCGGCGCGGCGGTCGGACTCCCGAAGGCGGGCCACGACCTCGCGTGGCGCGCCCGGAGCCGACTCGACCGAGTTCGCTCGCTCGTCGCCGACCGCGACAGGCCGGTGGTCTACTGCGAGGAGTGGTCCGACCCGCCGATGGCCGCGGGCAACTGGGTGCCCGAGGCGGTCGAGACCGCGGGCGGGCGCTACCCCTTCGTCTCACCCGGCGAGCGCTCGCGGGAGGTCTCGCGGGGTCGGGTCGAGACCGCCGGACCCGACCACGTCGTCCTCCACGTCTGCGGCCACGGCGACCGCGCCGACCCCGGCGCGGTCGCCGAGCGAGGCTGGGACCTCCCGGCGGTCGAGCGCGGCAACGTCCACGTCGTGGACGACTCGCTTCTGAACCAGCCCAGCCCGCGACTCGTCGAGGGCATCGAGACGCTGGCGGCGGAACTCCACCCCGACGCCGTCTCCTCCTGA
- a CDS encoding transcription initiation factor IIB has protein sequence MTDTRIQTRSTSETEVEQETEDETACPECGGNVISDTEHGETVCAECGLVVDEDQVDRGPEWRAFDSKEKNEKSRVGAPTTNTMHDKGLSTNIDWRNKDAYGNSLGSRQREKMQRLRKWNERFRTRDSKERNLKQALGEIDRMASALGLPNNVRETASVIYRRALDEDLLPGRSIEGVSTACVYAAARQAGVPRSLDEIADVSRVEKSEVARTYRYVVRELNLEVKPADPESYVPRFASGLDLSDEAEHRARELLRTAKEQGVHSGKSPVGLAAAAVYAAALLTNEKTTQAEVSEVADISEVTIRNRYHELLEAEEAPAAL, from the coding sequence ATGACAGACACCCGAATCCAAACCAGAAGCACGTCCGAGACGGAAGTAGAGCAAGAGACCGAAGACGAGACCGCCTGCCCCGAGTGCGGCGGCAACGTCATCAGCGACACCGAGCACGGCGAGACCGTCTGCGCGGAGTGCGGTCTCGTGGTCGACGAGGACCAGGTCGACCGCGGGCCCGAGTGGCGCGCGTTCGACTCGAAGGAGAAGAACGAGAAGTCCCGCGTCGGCGCGCCGACCACCAACACGATGCACGACAAGGGACTGTCGACCAACATCGACTGGCGCAACAAGGACGCCTACGGCAACTCGCTGGGGTCGCGCCAGCGCGAGAAGATGCAGCGCCTGCGCAAGTGGAACGAGCGGTTCCGGACCCGCGACTCGAAGGAACGCAACCTCAAGCAGGCGCTCGGCGAGATCGACCGCATGGCGAGCGCGCTCGGCCTGCCGAACAACGTCCGGGAGACCGCCAGCGTCATCTACCGGCGCGCGCTCGACGAGGACCTCCTGCCCGGCCGCTCCATCGAAGGAGTCTCGACCGCCTGCGTCTACGCCGCCGCGCGACAGGCGGGCGTCCCGCGCAGTCTCGACGAGATCGCCGACGTGAGCAGGGTCGAGAAGAGCGAGGTCGCTCGCACGTATCGGTACGTGGTCCGCGAACTGAATCTGGAGGTCAAGCCCGCCGACCCCGAGAGCTACGTCCCCCGGTTCGCCTCGGGACTCGACCTCTCGGACGAGGCCGAACACCGCGCCCGCGAACTCCTCAGGACCGCCAAAGAGCAGGGCGTCCACAGCGGCAAGTCGCCGGTCGGACTCGCGGCCGCGGCCGTCTACGCCGCCGCGTTGCTCACCAACGAGAAGACCACGCAGGCCGAAGTCAGCGAGGTCGCCGACATCAGCGAGGTCACCATCCGGAACCGCTACCACGAACTCCTCGAAGCCGAGGAAGCGCCCGCGGCGCTGTAG
- a CDS encoding type I 3-dehydroquinate dehydratase — translation MEFEEFVLTASLTDLDAEPRAREHADAVEFRMDLADDPLAALDDYDGDLPVLATNRAEWEGGEAGEDPARLDALAEAAELACVGAVDVELESLLAGEGDRVAERARRAGTAVVASVHDFEGTPAEPDLRGKLASATEHGDVGKVAVTAESRGDVLDLLALTHEFASAGEGVATMAMGEPGRHSRAVAPLYGSKIGYAPVDPADATAPGQYDLETLAGLIRQLE, via the coding sequence ATGGAGTTCGAGGAGTTCGTCCTCACGGCCAGCCTGACCGACCTCGACGCCGAACCCCGAGCGCGCGAGCACGCCGACGCGGTCGAGTTCCGGATGGACCTCGCAGACGACCCGCTGGCGGCGCTCGACGACTACGACGGCGACCTGCCGGTGCTGGCAACCAACCGGGCCGAGTGGGAGGGCGGGGAGGCGGGCGAGGACCCCGCCAGACTCGACGCGCTCGCGGAGGCCGCGGAACTCGCCTGCGTCGGCGCGGTCGACGTGGAACTGGAGAGCCTCCTCGCGGGCGAGGGCGACCGGGTGGCCGAGCGCGCCCGCCGCGCGGGGACCGCGGTGGTCGCGTCGGTCCACGACTTCGAGGGCACGCCCGCCGAGCCCGACCTCCGGGGGAAGCTGGCGTCTGCGACCGAACATGGCGACGTGGGGAAGGTCGCGGTCACCGCCGAGTCTCGGGGCGACGTACTCGACCTGCTCGCGCTCACCCACGAGTTCGCGAGCGCGGGCGAGGGGGTGGCGACGATGGCGATGGGCGAACCCGGCCGACACTCTCGGGCGGTCGCGCCGCTGTACGGGTCGAAGATCGGGTACGCGCCCGTCGACCCCGCCGACGCGACCGCGCCCGGCCAGTACGACCTCGAAACGCTCGCGGGGCTGATCCGCCAGCTAGAGTAG
- a CDS encoding zinc ribbon domain-containing protein — protein MTNTKSEKRPWLGALLAFFLPGLGHVYLREWLRSLMWFSFVVSAVLLFVPIPDAAMETAQSGGPQAAWTAATEATQDVPFEALLPVWVVRIFSAIDAYWLALQTRNRPEESGEQCPACGRTVDEDLDFCQWCTTPLDGPDGENADGPSESNPITR, from the coding sequence GTGACCAATACGAAATCCGAGAAGCGCCCGTGGCTGGGCGCTCTGCTTGCGTTCTTCCTGCCCGGACTCGGGCACGTCTACCTGCGCGAGTGGCTGCGCTCGCTGATGTGGTTCTCCTTCGTCGTCAGCGCGGTGTTGCTGTTCGTGCCCATCCCCGACGCCGCGATGGAGACCGCCCAGTCGGGCGGCCCGCAGGCCGCGTGGACCGCGGCGACCGAGGCGACCCAAGACGTGCCGTTCGAGGCGCTCCTGCCGGTCTGGGTGGTCCGGATATTCAGCGCCATCGACGCCTACTGGCTCGCGCTCCAGACCCGAAACCGGCCCGAGGAGTCGGGCGAGCAGTGCCCGGCCTGCGGCCGAACGGTCGACGAGGACCTCGACTTCTGTCAGTGGTGCACGACGCCCCTCGACGGCCCGGACGGCGAGAACGCAGACGGTCCCTCCGAGAGCAACCCGATAACGCGGTAG
- a CDS encoding 3-dehydroquinate synthase II — protein MTRSVWLKADDAVGDWDDRRRRITAGLEAGVDWVLVDADDVERVRELGDVNVAAFTDGDAQVIDEAESGADPDAFVVGKDGEGDGTVDLPSDFSGSADLSTLRRDDERAEGAYVRIFSEDYEAFAEAAAEEADYTIVVGEDWTIIPLENLIARIGEETDLVAGVTSAEEAKTAFETLELGSDAVLLDSGDPDEIRETVAVRDEADREKLDLDWATVTAVERAGSADRVCVDTGSLMDHDEGMLVGSMSRGLFFVHAETAESPYVASRPFRVNAGAVHAYVRTPDGATKYLAELKSGDEVQVVDLDGNTREATVGRVKIEKRPMFRVEVEFEGGESRDDRVETLLQNAETIKVPTPEGRTAVTDLEAGDEIAVYREEGARHFGEAVEESIIEK, from the coding sequence ATGACACGCTCCGTGTGGCTCAAGGCCGACGACGCGGTCGGCGACTGGGACGACCGTCGCAGGCGAATCACGGCGGGACTCGAAGCGGGCGTCGACTGGGTGCTGGTCGACGCCGACGACGTCGAGCGCGTCCGGGAACTCGGCGACGTGAACGTCGCGGCCTTCACCGACGGCGACGCGCAGGTGATAGACGAGGCAGAGTCCGGGGCCGACCCCGACGCATTCGTGGTCGGCAAGGACGGCGAGGGCGACGGCACGGTCGACCTCCCCTCGGACTTCTCGGGGTCGGCCGACCTCTCGACGCTGCGGCGCGACGACGAGCGCGCGGAGGGCGCGTACGTCCGCATCTTCAGCGAGGACTACGAGGCGTTCGCCGAGGCGGCCGCCGAGGAGGCCGACTACACCATCGTCGTGGGCGAGGACTGGACCATCATCCCGCTCGAAAACCTCATCGCGCGCATCGGCGAGGAGACCGACCTCGTCGCTGGCGTCACCAGCGCCGAGGAGGCCAAGACCGCGTTCGAGACGCTCGAACTCGGGAGCGACGCGGTCCTGCTCGACTCCGGCGACCCCGACGAGATACGCGAGACGGTCGCGGTCCGCGACGAGGCCGACCGCGAGAAACTCGACCTCGACTGGGCGACCGTCACCGCTGTCGAGCGCGCGGGCAGCGCCGACCGCGTCTGCGTCGACACCGGGAGCCTGATGGACCACGACGAGGGCATGCTCGTCGGGTCGATGTCCCGCGGGCTGTTCTTCGTCCACGCCGAGACCGCCGAGTCGCCGTACGTCGCGTCCCGGCCGTTCCGGGTCAACGCGGGCGCGGTCCACGCCTACGTCCGCACCCCCGACGGCGCCACGAAGTACCTCGCGGAACTCAAGTCGGGAGACGAGGTGCAGGTCGTCGACCTCGACGGCAACACCCGCGAGGCGACCGTGGGCCGGGTCAAGATAGAGAAGCGCCCGATGTTCCGGGTCGAGGTCGAGTTCGAGGGCGGCGAGTCGCGAGACGACCGCGTCGAGACCCTCCTCCAGAACGCCGAGACCATCAAGGTCCCGACCCCAGAGGGGCGGACCGCGGTCACCGACCTCGAAGCGGGCGACGAGATCGCCGTCTACCGCGAGGAGGGGGCCCGCCACTTCGGGGAGGCCGTCGAGGAGTCCATTATCGAGAAGTAG
- a CDS encoding substrate-binding domain-containing protein — MTRDSGTSRRQFVKAVGASGAAVGLTGYVDDTGIGNVQDDGGTTTVRWAADSNVDGVSEEIQQALYDNGLSNDVEIDVLAGSNVTDDRQAQYQQWLSAGRERPDLLMMDSGWTIPFIVRDQLLNLSQELPEERLSQINDEYLQNLALTGQADNGDIYGVPFFPDIATIQYRRDLFEEAGHSPQDSWATDSVTWQEFSEIVSDVQEQTDADMGFTFQAQAYEGLACCDFNEFMTSWGGAYFGNPQENLFGPIGDRPVTLGEQPVVDSVRMVRTFIHGSDAEGTLDDYQQISPQTVLQWSEEPSRQPFTSGNAVAHRNWTYSIATNGAEDQFGEDLGVMPIPYAVTEDDAEYPGTGGPTSALGGWLTSVNPNSQNQEAALEVITTMMNEDFMFRLFELLGWVPPNTDLLEDDRAQEVEVMGRYVDQLRVAANAGLPRPVTVVWPQQSQRIAQQVNSAYSEGGNPEQAMSQLQQAVQQIEEDA, encoded by the coding sequence ATGACACGCGACAGCGGAACGTCTCGTCGGCAGTTCGTCAAGGCGGTCGGTGCGTCGGGAGCCGCGGTCGGGCTCACCGGCTACGTCGACGATACGGGCATCGGCAACGTGCAGGACGACGGCGGAACGACCACGGTTCGGTGGGCGGCCGACTCGAACGTCGACGGAGTCTCCGAGGAGATTCAGCAGGCGCTGTACGACAACGGGCTATCGAACGACGTCGAGATCGACGTGCTCGCCGGGTCGAACGTCACCGACGACCGACAGGCCCAGTACCAGCAGTGGCTGTCGGCGGGCCGCGAACGGCCCGACCTGCTGATGATGGACAGCGGGTGGACCATCCCGTTCATCGTCCGCGACCAGCTGTTGAATCTGAGCCAGGAGTTGCCCGAGGAGCGGCTGAGCCAGATAAACGACGAGTACCTCCAGAACCTCGCGCTGACCGGACAGGCCGACAACGGCGACATCTACGGGGTGCCCTTCTTCCCGGACATCGCCACGATACAGTACCGGCGGGACCTCTTCGAGGAGGCGGGCCACAGTCCCCAGGACTCGTGGGCCACCGACTCGGTGACGTGGCAGGAGTTCTCCGAGATAGTCAGCGACGTTCAGGAGCAGACCGACGCCGACATGGGGTTCACGTTCCAGGCGCAGGCCTACGAGGGGCTGGCGTGCTGTGACTTCAACGAGTTCATGACGAGCTGGGGCGGGGCGTACTTCGGGAATCCACAGGAGAACCTCTTCGGACCCATCGGCGACCGACCCGTCACGCTGGGCGAACAGCCGGTCGTGGACTCGGTCCGGATGGTCCGGACGTTCATCCACGGCTCGGACGCCGAGGGGACCCTCGACGACTACCAGCAGATCTCGCCACAGACGGTGCTCCAGTGGTCCGAAGAGCCCTCCCGCCAGCCGTTCACCAGCGGGAACGCCGTGGCCCACCGCAACTGGACGTACTCCATCGCCACCAACGGCGCAGAGGACCAGTTCGGCGAGGACTTGGGCGTGATGCCCATCCCGTACGCCGTCACCGAGGACGACGCGGAGTACCCCGGGACGGGCGGGCCGACCTCCGCGCTCGGCGGGTGGCTCACGTCCGTCAACCCGAACTCCCAGAACCAGGAGGCCGCGCTCGAAGTCATCACGACCATGATGAACGAGGACTTCATGTTCCGGCTGTTCGAGCTGTTGGGGTGGGTTCCGCCCAACACCGACCTGCTCGAAGACGACCGCGCTCAGGAGGTCGAGGTCATGGGTCGGTACGTCGACCAGTTGCGCGTCGCGGCCAACGCCGGGCTTCCGCGGCCGGTCACGGTCGTCTGGCCCCAGCAGTCCCAGCGCATCGCCCAGCAGGTCAACTCCGCGTACAGCGAGGGCGGGAACCCCGAGCAGGCGATGAGTCAGCTCCAGCAGGCCGTCCAGCAGATCGAAGAGGACGCGTAG
- a CDS encoding DUF7537 family lipoprotein, whose protein sequence is MGLRAAVLVLVAAALLAGWSGATPLSSQSTTASGAPPLPAATTTGDSAEELPPGVNETGIEDASELVEAHEAALVETGFAFGFEANVTVGPARQFTAVSGRVESGLSPLVVESASERDLGDGPTAVGTDLWANETTVAVQYDREGRDQLRRYNRSGGEFGVPDETWAHLPRADLKSQVTNAWLIELALAAGEYDLERVDDRDGERVAVLRATEAAAAANLTDLDSTVVVDEEGRVRELSLTAAYEGEEPTTEVRYEFELTEVGGVSVERPAWVAEAEPPGEANETTATPGGGTPVPSRATATPSGD, encoded by the coding sequence ATGGGACTCCGAGCAGCGGTACTCGTTCTCGTCGCGGCGGCGCTGCTCGCCGGATGGTCGGGGGCCACACCGCTCTCGTCTCAATCGACCACCGCGAGCGGCGCGCCCCCACTGCCCGCGGCGACCACGACCGGCGACTCGGCCGAGGAACTGCCGCCCGGGGTCAACGAGACGGGAATCGAGGACGCCTCGGAGCTGGTCGAGGCCCACGAGGCCGCGCTCGTCGAGACCGGCTTCGCGTTCGGGTTCGAGGCGAACGTCACGGTCGGCCCCGCGAGGCAGTTCACCGCCGTGTCGGGTCGCGTCGAGTCGGGTCTGTCGCCGCTGGTCGTCGAGTCGGCGAGCGAGCGCGACCTCGGCGACGGGCCCACCGCAGTCGGGACCGACCTCTGGGCCAACGAGACGACGGTCGCCGTCCAGTACGACCGCGAGGGTCGGGACCAGCTTCGGCGGTACAATCGGTCGGGTGGGGAGTTCGGCGTCCCCGACGAGACGTGGGCCCACCTGCCCCGCGCCGACCTGAAGTCGCAGGTCACCAACGCGTGGCTCATCGAACTCGCACTGGCCGCGGGCGAGTACGACCTCGAACGGGTCGACGACCGCGACGGCGAGCGCGTCGCGGTCCTGCGCGCGACCGAGGCCGCGGCGGCCGCCAACCTCACCGACCTCGACTCGACCGTCGTCGTCGACGAGGAGGGCCGAGTCCGCGAACTCTCGCTGACCGCGGCCTACGAGGGCGAGGAGCCGACCACCGAGGTGCGATACGAGTTCGAACTCACCGAGGTCGGCGGGGTCTCCGTCGAGCGCCCGGCGTGGGTCGCCGAGGCCGAACCGCCGGGGGAGGCCAACGAGACGACCGCGACCCCGGGCGGAGGGACCCCCGTTCCGAGCCGAGCCACCGCGACCCCGAGCGGCGACTGA
- the ppsA gene encoding pyruvate, water dikinase, whose translation MAVLWLDEVTADDLESVGGKGASLGELTGAGLPVPSGFVVGASTYRSFIEETGIAEELFDAVDVDADDSAALAEAQERAAELILDTEFPGGMREEMLDAYDELGDEPFVAVRSSATAEDLPDASFAGQQETFLNVTREDLVQRVKECWASLFTQRAIYYRQEKGFDHSKVDIAVVVQRMVDADKSGVMFTSHPSTGEPKLIIEAAWGLGEAVVSGSVSPDNYVVDRETGEVVEVTVSDKKTMMEKDEETGETVERAVPDDRREARVLDERDVERLVELGERVEDHYGTPQDVEWAIVDGEVFMLQSRPITTIDDGDGEIQTDTDAGTETEGIADGSGAVEAAGGSNGSNAGETEGEVIVSGLGASPGIASGAVRIVDKLDQLDKVGEGDIIATEMTTPDMVPAMKRAAGIVTDEGGMTSHAAIVSRELGCPAVVGCGNATSSLADDQLVTLDGDKGTIREGHTDADEEREPIEEARPKTPVKPMTATEVKVNVSIPEAAERAAATGADGVGLLRMEHMILSTNKTPARYLEDHGEDAYVTEIVEGVQTVAEEFYPRPVRVRTLDAPTDEFRQLQGGEDEPDEHNPMLGYRGIRRSLDRPDVFAHELEAFARLYEMGYDNVEIMFPLVNDAEDVIRARNLMAESGIDPDKRTWGVMVETPASALGIEAMAEQGIDFASFGTNDLTQYTLAVDRNNENVADRFDELHPAVLQLISETIETCREHDVATSICGQAGSKPRMVQHLVNEGVSSISANIDAVRDVQHEVKRVEQKLVLDSVR comes from the coding sequence ATGGCTGTACTCTGGCTGGACGAAGTCACTGCGGACGACCTCGAATCGGTCGGCGGGAAGGGCGCGTCGCTGGGGGAACTCACCGGCGCGGGCCTGCCGGTCCCGTCGGGGTTCGTCGTCGGCGCGAGTACCTATCGCTCGTTCATCGAGGAGACCGGCATCGCCGAGGAGCTGTTCGATGCCGTCGACGTCGACGCCGACGACTCCGCGGCGCTCGCGGAGGCCCAGGAACGCGCCGCGGAGCTCATCCTCGACACCGAGTTCCCCGGGGGGATGCGCGAGGAGATGCTCGACGCCTACGACGAACTGGGCGACGAGCCGTTCGTCGCGGTCCGGTCCTCGGCGACGGCCGAGGACCTCCCCGACGCCTCGTTCGCGGGCCAGCAGGAGACGTTCCTCAACGTCACCCGCGAGGACCTCGTCCAGCGAGTCAAGGAGTGCTGGGCGTCGCTTTTCACCCAGCGCGCCATCTACTACCGACAGGAGAAGGGGTTCGACCACTCGAAGGTCGACATCGCGGTCGTCGTCCAGCGCATGGTCGACGCCGACAAGAGCGGGGTCATGTTCACCAGCCACCCCTCGACCGGCGAGCCGAAGCTCATCATCGAGGCGGCGTGGGGGCTCGGCGAGGCGGTCGTCTCGGGGTCGGTCTCGCCCGACAACTACGTCGTGGACCGCGAGACCGGCGAGGTCGTGGAGGTCACGGTCTCGGACAAGAAGACCATGATGGAGAAAGACGAGGAGACCGGCGAGACCGTCGAGCGCGCGGTCCCCGACGACCGCCGGGAGGCCCGGGTCCTCGACGAGCGCGACGTCGAGCGGCTCGTGGAACTCGGCGAGCGCGTCGAGGACCACTACGGCACCCCTCAGGACGTGGAGTGGGCAATCGTCGACGGTGAGGTCTTCATGCTCCAGTCGCGGCCCATCACGACAATCGACGACGGCGACGGCGAGATTCAGACCGACACAGACGCCGGGACAGAGACCGAGGGCATCGCCGACGGTAGCGGTGCGGTCGAGGCCGCGGGCGGCTCGAACGGGTCGAACGCGGGCGAGACCGAGGGCGAGGTCATCGTCTCCGGGCTCGGCGCGAGCCCCGGCATCGCGTCGGGCGCGGTCCGAATCGTCGACAAGCTCGACCAGCTCGACAAGGTGGGCGAGGGCGACATCATCGCGACCGAGATGACCACGCCCGACATGGTGCCCGCGATGAAGCGCGCGGCGGGCATCGTGACCGACGAGGGCGGCATGACCAGCCACGCCGCCATCGTTTCGCGCGAACTGGGTTGTCCGGCGGTCGTCGGTTGCGGGAACGCCACCTCGTCGCTCGCCGACGACCAGCTGGTCACCCTCGACGGCGACAAGGGGACCATCCGGGAGGGCCACACCGACGCCGACGAGGAGCGCGAACCCATCGAGGAGGCCCGGCCGAAGACCCCGGTCAAGCCGATGACCGCGACCGAGGTCAAGGTCAACGTCTCCATCCCGGAGGCCGCCGAGCGCGCGGCCGCGACCGGTGCCGACGGCGTCGGACTGCTCCGGATGGAGCACATGATTCTCTCGACGAACAAGACCCCCGCCCGATACCTCGAAGACCACGGCGAGGACGCGTACGTCACCGAGATCGTCGAGGGGGTCCAGACGGTCGCCGAGGAGTTCTACCCCCGGCCGGTTCGGGTGCGGACGCTCGACGCGCCGACCGACGAGTTCCGCCAGCTACAGGGCGGCGAGGACGAACCCGACGAGCACAACCCGATGCTGGGCTACCGGGGCATCCGGCGGAGCCTCGACCGCCCCGACGTGTTCGCCCACGAACTGGAGGCGTTCGCGCGCCTCTACGAGATGGGCTACGACAACGTCGAGATCATGTTCCCGCTGGTCAACGACGCCGAGGACGTGATTCGCGCGCGCAACCTCATGGCCGAGTCTGGCATCGACCCCGACAAGCGGACGTGGGGCGTGATGGTCGAGACGCCCGCCTCGGCGCTCGGCATCGAGGCCATGGCCGAGCAGGGCATCGACTTCGCGTCGTTCGGCACCAACGACCTCACCCAGTACACCCTCGCGGTCGACCGCAACAACGAGAACGTCGCCGACCGGTTCGACGAACTCCATCCCGCCGTCCTCCAGCTCATCTCCGAGACCATCGAGACCTGCCGCGAACACGACGTGGCGACGAGCATCTGCGGGCAGGCCGGGTCGAAGCCCCGGATGGTCCAGCACCTCGTCAACGAGGGGGTCAGCTCCATCTCCGCGAACATCGACGCGGTCCGGGACGTCCAGCACGAGGTCAAGCGAGTCGAGCAGAAGCTGGTGCTCGACTCGGTCCGGTGA
- a CDS encoding PhzF family phenazine biosynthesis protein, with protein METRRALLVDAFTDEPFAGNAAGVVPDAEDLSDAQMQAVANELAVSETAFFSESDDADRRIRYFTPTTEVDLCGHATIASHAHLLDEGVVDPGTHTLETNVGVLDIEVREDGTVWMTQDDPEIREVDLDYERVAGALGIDHAALRDVGADLPLAVSSTGLPFLVVPVNFLEHVSGMDPDLGEIEAISEELDAAGIYAFTFDALEADSALHARMFAPAAGVPEDPVTGTASGACGAYLREFRAFDGELPEEMRFEQGHFVDRPGYVRVRVGDEVRVGGRAATAFDGELRVPQRDDGDDIIEV; from the coding sequence ATGGAAACCCGACGCGCCCTGCTGGTCGACGCATTCACCGACGAACCGTTCGCCGGGAACGCCGCGGGGGTCGTCCCGGACGCCGAGGACCTGAGCGACGCCCAGATGCAGGCGGTCGCCAACGAACTCGCGGTCAGCGAGACCGCGTTCTTCAGCGAGAGCGACGACGCCGACCGCCGAATCCGGTACTTCACCCCGACCACGGAGGTCGACCTCTGCGGTCACGCGACTATCGCCTCCCACGCCCACCTCCTCGACGAGGGCGTCGTCGACCCGGGAACCCACACCCTCGAAACCAACGTCGGCGTTCTCGACATCGAGGTCCGGGAGGACGGGACGGTCTGGATGACTCAGGACGACCCCGAAATCCGCGAGGTCGACCTCGATTACGAGCGCGTGGCTGGCGCGCTCGGCATCGACCACGCCGCGCTCCGGGACGTGGGTGCCGACCTGCCGCTCGCGGTCTCCTCGACCGGCCTCCCGTTCCTCGTGGTTCCGGTGAACTTCCTCGAACACGTCAGCGGGATGGACCCGGACCTCGGTGAGATCGAGGCCATCAGCGAGGAACTCGACGCCGCGGGAATCTACGCGTTCACCTTCGACGCGCTCGAAGCCGACTCGGCCCTCCACGCCCGGATGTTCGCGCCCGCCGCGGGCGTGCCCGAGGACCCCGTGACGGGGACCGCCAGCGGCGCGTGCGGGGCGTACCTCCGGGAATTCCGCGCCTTTGATGGGGAACTTCCCGAGGAGATGCGCTTCGAGCAGGGCCACTTCGTGGACCGCCCCGGGTACGTGCGGGTCCGGGTCGGCGACGAGGTCCGGGTCGGCGGTCGGGCGGCGACCGCGTTCGACGGGGAACTGCGCGTTCCGCAACGAGACGACGGCGACGACATCATCGAGGTGTAG